Proteins found in one Salminus brasiliensis chromosome 13, fSalBra1.hap2, whole genome shotgun sequence genomic segment:
- the acadl gene encoding long-chain specific acyl-CoA dehydrogenase, mitochondrial — translation MFPSKVVKTLLSQSKNVCFWGKHTVACSRMHHTHPHQDNTAVPFRPETSMARTMMDIGTRRIFSEEHDLFRENVRRFFREEVVPYHAQWEKDGQVSRELWEKAGSQGLLGIYTPAEHGGVGGDLLSAAIVWEEQMYCNCSGPGFSLHSEIVMPYISHYGSQAQIERYFPLMTAGKCIGAIAMTEPGAGSDIQGVKTYARKDGSDWILNGNKVFITNGWMSDLVIVVAVTNREAKTAAHGLSLFLVDGGTKGFQKGRKLEKIGLKAQDTAELFFEDVRLPADALLGQVNKGFYYLMNELPQERLIIAVMALASCEFMFEETRAYVRQRKAFGKTVADIQTVQHKLAELKTEICVGRSFIDNCLKLHSEKKLDSSTASMAKYWTTDLQNKVATQCLQLHGGWGYMWEYPIAKAFADARVQPIYGGTNEIMKELIARPIVAH, via the exons atgtttcCGTCCAAAGTTGTGAAGACGCTCTTATCTCAGagtaaaaatgtgtgtttttgggggaAACACACGGTGGCGTGCAGCAG AATGCACCACACCCATCCCCATCAGGACAACACTGCTGTACCCTTCCGTCCTGAGACGTCCATGGCCCGGACGATGATGGATATCGGAACTCGGAGGATCTTCTCAGAGGAGCACGACCTGTTCAGAGAGAATGTCCGGCGGTTCTTCAGGGAGGAGGTGGTGCCTTACCATGCACA gtgggaAAAGGATGGCCAAGTGAGTCGGGAGTTGTGGGAGAAGGCAGGGTCTCAGGGGCTGCTGGGAATTTACACTCCGGCTGAACATGGTGGAGTTGGTGGAGACCTGCTTTCTGCTGCTATTGTGTGGGAGGAGCA aatgTACTGTAACTGCTCTGGCCCTGGTTTCTCCCTGCACTCGGAGATTGTGATGCCGTATATAAGTCATTATGGTTCTCAGGCTCAGATTGAGCGTTACTTCCCCCTGATGACTGCTGGGAAATGTATCGGAGCCATCGCCATGACTGAGCCGGGGGCTGGCAG TGACATTCAGGGGGTCAAGACATACGCTCGGAAAGATGGCAGTGACTGGATTCTAAATGGAAATAAG GTGTTTATCACTAATGGCTGGATGAGTGATCTGGTGATTGTGGTGGCTGTGACGAATCGTGAAGCGAAGACGGCAGCTCATGGCCTCAGTCTCTTTCTGGTGGACGGCGGTACCAAGGGCTTCCAGAAGGGACGCAAGCTGGAAAAGATTGGCCTTAAAGCTCAG GACACAGCAGAGCTGTTTTTTGAGGATGTGCGCCTACCGGCTGATGCTCTGCTGGGACAAGTCAATAAAGGCTTTTACTACCTTATGAATGAGCTTCCTCAG GAGCGCCTGATCATTGCAGTGATGGCTCTGGCCAGCTGTGAGTTCATGTTTGAGGAGACACGGGCCTACGTTAGGCAGAGGAAGGCTTTCGGGAAAACCGTTGCTGACATACAG aCGGTTCAGCACAAATTGGCCGAGCTGAAGACTGAGATTTGTGTGGGTCGGTCTTTTATTGATAACTGCCTTAAGCTGCACAGTGAGAAAAAACTGGACTCAAGCACAGCATCCATGGCCAAATACTG GACGACAGACCTGCAGAATAAAGTGGCCACACAGTGTCTGCAGCTTCATGGAGGGTGGGGCTACATGTGGGAATATCCAATTGCTAA